In [Clostridium] cellulosi, one genomic interval encodes:
- the abfA5 gene encoding Alpha-N-arabinofuranosidase (High confidence in function and specificity) gives MNKAKLIVDKDYTIGEIDPGLFGSFIEHLGRAVYTGIYEPGHPTADEQGFRKDVLELVKQLNVSIVRYPGGNFVSGYKWTDGIGPKENRPRRLDYAWSSIETNEVGIDEFVDWCKKADVKLMYAVNLGTGTPQDAGYIVEYCNFPSGTFYSDLRRKNGHEQPHNIKVWCLGNEMDGPWQTCHLSAEDYGKKALETAKIMKWVDPSIKLVVCGSSTPLLSTYPEWDRVVLEHVYDYVDYISMHRYYENEGDVNDFLASFVDMDDFIHTISSVIDYVKAKKRSKKKVMISFDEWNVWYQKKQTRFPWQIAPPILEDIYSLLDALVFGGMLCTLLNNCDRVKMACLAQLVNVIAPIYTQKGGKAIKQAIYYPFQQVSLYGRGVALKTLVNCPKFKTKSYGDAPILQTAAAYDESNGTLTVFILNCGQDEDTELTLDIRSFGEVKFMQHIIMDGPDLNAKNTFENPDAVKPRVLDVDKADGVMNIKIPKLSWNVLRFNINK, from the coding sequence ATGAATAAGGCAAAGTTAATTGTAGACAAGGATTATACAATAGGCGAAATTGACCCGGGGTTGTTTGGCTCATTTATTGAACACCTTGGAAGAGCAGTATATACAGGTATATATGAACCGGGTCACCCTACAGCAGACGAGCAGGGTTTTCGAAAAGATGTACTTGAGTTGGTTAAGCAATTGAATGTGTCAATTGTCAGATACCCAGGAGGTAATTTTGTATCAGGGTATAAGTGGACCGATGGAATAGGGCCAAAGGAAAACAGGCCCAGAAGGCTTGACTATGCATGGTCATCCATAGAAACAAATGAAGTAGGAATTGATGAATTTGTTGATTGGTGCAAAAAAGCAGATGTCAAACTCATGTATGCTGTAAATCTCGGCACAGGCACTCCTCAAGATGCCGGTTACATAGTCGAATACTGCAATTTTCCATCAGGAACCTTTTATAGTGATTTAAGAAGAAAAAATGGGCACGAACAGCCACATAATATAAAGGTGTGGTGTTTAGGAAATGAAATGGATGGCCCATGGCAGACATGTCACCTTTCAGCCGAAGATTATGGGAAAAAAGCTCTCGAAACCGCGAAGATAATGAAGTGGGTAGATCCCAGTATAAAGTTGGTTGTTTGCGGAAGTTCTACTCCATTGCTTTCAACTTATCCTGAATGGGATAGGGTTGTATTGGAGCATGTTTATGATTATGTGGATTATATATCAATGCACAGGTACTATGAGAACGAAGGAGATGTAAATGATTTTCTTGCGTCTTTCGTAGATATGGACGATTTTATACATACAATCTCCTCAGTAATAGATTATGTAAAAGCAAAGAAACGCAGTAAAAAGAAAGTAATGATATCCTTTGATGAGTGGAATGTATGGTATCAAAAGAAACAAACAAGGTTCCCATGGCAAATTGCTCCACCCATATTGGAAGATATATATTCATTATTGGATGCACTTGTGTTTGGCGGCATGTTATGCACACTTTTAAATAATTGCGATAGGGTAAAAATGGCTTGCCTTGCTCAGCTTGTTAATGTTATAGCACCTATATACACTCAAAAGGGTGGAAAGGCCATAAAACAGGCAATATATTATCCATTCCAACAGGTATCGTTATATGGTAGAGGTGTAGCACTGAAGACACTTGTTAATTGCCCGAAATTTAAAACAAAATCATATGGAGATGCGCCAATACTTCAAACTGCTGCGGCTTATGATGAAAGTAATGGGACCCTTACAGTATTTATATTAAACTGCGGACAGGATGAAGATACGGAACTTACACTTGACATAAGATCTTTTGGAGAAGTTAAATTTATGCAACATATTATAATGGATGGGCCCGATTTGAATGCAAAGAATACATTTGAAAATCCAGATGCGGTTAAACCGCGGGTTCTTGATGTCGATAAAGCTGATGGCGTGATGAATATTAAAATACCAAAACTATCGTGGAATGTTTTGAGATTTAATATTAATAAATAA
- the araQ1 gene encoding L-arabinose transport system permease protein AraQ (High confidence in function and specificity) has translation MVTDKKRNLAAKILIFIILSIFSIFCVAPFFFLLVSSFKPGSEMIRNGISLNPHFELWNLNNYKLLYTARDGIYLYWYRNSLIITLLYTVLSLFFTSMVGYGLAVYDFKGKRLIFIIVLIVMMVPVEILILPLYKLSISLKLIDKYLGAILPSLVSPFAVFFFRQYAVGLPKDFIDAGRIDGCSEIGIYFRIMMPLMKPAFGAMTILQAMTSWNSFVWPLIVLRSDNMLTLPIGLQALITPYGNNYDLLLAGAVMSVVPIVILFLFNQKSFISGLTIGGVKG, from the coding sequence ATGGTAACAGATAAAAAGCGCAATTTGGCAGCCAAAATACTAATATTCATTATACTATCGATATTCAGCATATTTTGTGTAGCACCATTTTTCTTCCTACTTGTATCTTCCTTTAAGCCGGGATCTGAAATGATACGCAATGGTATCAGTCTCAATCCACATTTTGAGCTCTGGAACTTGAACAATTATAAGCTTCTTTATACTGCGAGAGATGGCATATACTTGTACTGGTATAGAAATAGCTTGATAATAACTCTGTTATATACTGTTTTATCTCTTTTCTTTACATCAATGGTGGGGTATGGGCTTGCCGTTTATGATTTCAAAGGCAAAAGGCTGATATTCATAATAGTGCTCATCGTGATGATGGTGCCGGTGGAAATTCTAATACTTCCTTTATATAAACTCTCAATTTCATTGAAACTGATTGACAAATATTTAGGGGCAATATTGCCTTCTCTGGTGTCCCCATTTGCCGTGTTTTTCTTTAGGCAATATGCGGTAGGATTGCCTAAGGACTTTATCGATGCTGGAAGAATAGATGGCTGTTCAGAGATTGGAATATATTTCAGGATAATGATGCCTCTTATGAAACCTGCATTTGGTGCTATGACGATACTTCAGGCTATGACAAGCTGGAACAGCTTTGTATGGCCGTTGATTGTATTGAGGTCGGATAATATGTTGACCCTCCCCATAGGTCTTCAAGCGTTGATTACTCCTTATGGAAACAATTATGACCTGTTGCTTGCGGGTGCTGTTATGTCGGTAGTTCCGATAGTGATATTATTTTTGTTTAACCAAAAATCCTTTATTTCGGGTTTGACAATTGGGGGCGTTAAAGGGTAA
- the araP gene encoding L-arabinose transport system permease protein AraP (High confidence in function and specificity), which yields MSDVKTEISNSKRISNILNSKKVVPYIFVLPFIISFLVFFLYPMISTIIMSFQKIMGPGEVEFVGLKNYSSLFNKHFLNALIVTTRYTFWTILVLIPLPIFLAVLLNSKLTFAKNFFRSALFIPALTSVIVAGLFFRLAFGEQKTTLVNFIIGKLGFEPVVWLQGKHTAMLVLVILCTWRWLGVNIIYFLSGLQSIPADLYEAASIDGANGLQKFIHITIPGLKPVIIYVLTISVYGGYSMFAESFALWGGPRSPGEIGMTIVNYIYQQGFNQNDLGFGSAIGLTLLIIVMAVNIIQLTLTGFFKKESD from the coding sequence GTGTCAGATGTGAAAACCGAAATATCAAATAGTAAAAGGATAAGCAATATACTTAATTCAAAAAAGGTTGTGCCCTATATATTTGTATTGCCATTTATTATTTCATTCTTAGTATTCTTCCTATATCCTATGATATCTACGATTATAATGAGCTTCCAGAAAATAATGGGCCCCGGAGAGGTAGAGTTTGTTGGATTAAAAAACTACTCAAGCCTTTTTAACAAACACTTTTTAAATGCGCTGATTGTTACTACAAGGTATACATTTTGGACAATACTTGTGTTGATTCCCTTGCCAATCTTTTTAGCTGTATTGCTTAACAGCAAGCTGACGTTTGCGAAAAACTTTTTCAGGTCAGCACTTTTTATTCCAGCGTTAACATCAGTAATCGTAGCAGGCCTATTTTTCAGGTTGGCATTTGGAGAACAGAAAACTACGCTTGTCAACTTTATCATTGGCAAGCTTGGGTTTGAACCAGTCGTATGGCTCCAAGGGAAACATACAGCTATGCTTGTGTTGGTAATACTCTGCACTTGGAGATGGCTCGGTGTCAATATAATATATTTCCTTTCAGGTCTTCAGTCAATACCTGCAGATTTATACGAAGCAGCTTCAATTGATGGAGCAAACGGATTGCAGAAGTTTATACACATAACCATTCCAGGACTAAAGCCTGTTATAATTTATGTCCTTACAATAAGTGTGTATGGTGGATATTCCATGTTTGCGGAATCGTTTGCTTTGTGGGGTGGCCCCCGTTCTCCCGGCGAAATAGGCATGACTATAGTAAACTACATATATCAGCAAGGCTTTAATCAGAATGATCTTGGGTTTGGTTCAGCAATTGGTTTGACCCTATTGATTATAGTAATGGCTGTAAACATAATACAGCTTACTTTGACAGGGTTCTTCAAAAAGGAGAGCGATTGA